The Aphidius gifuensis isolate YNYX2018 linkage group LG2, ASM1490517v1, whole genome shotgun sequence DNA window tcaTTGATGTTATACAAAaacatacatataaaaataatgaattaactgataaatcaaatgacaataatttacTTACTTGGTTATTTAgaatattctaaaataaattattcaaatttaatttgattttttaaaaataaactttacaaattttcatacaaatttaattgaaacaaataattaataagtagctcattgtaaatattaaaaataaaattatatttataaataatttatcgttttttttttttaaattctttattaatgtttttatttaaataattatagtcTTTTGATAATTATCGAGTCAAAAATTTGTATCATAATCTGGTGGATGTCTTGAATAATTTGTTGCACTTTCATAGCCAGCAAATTTGCTACTAGTATGAGATGGTTGATAGCCATTCCATTCAGATTTCCAACTGTCATAaacgttatattttttttcatcaggtAACATACTTTCCATAAAAACCTAcatgacaataataacaataacaattaattaataaattcaaattaataaaaaaattataaaaaatgtaaaataaaccTTTTGAGATTGtgattcaaatgatttttcacGCCATGCATCAGCATCATTCCATATTGTTGATATATCTGATTTTGGATAATCATGTGATGATctatttgatgatgttgcaTGACTTgcatgtataatatttttagcagCATCCTCACCATACATACCAGTTATTggtgattttaattttgatgaattttcacgattaataataacagatacaccaaatacaattataaataataaaccacCAACACCAATGACAATTATTGCAATTGCCCATTGTGGTATCCatctatcatatttttcattttgttggggtaaatttaattttggtatAACAACAAAATCAGTTGATTTttgatcaataatataattaccaAGTCTTGTTTgtccttttatttttgtttcattcCAACGATATGCATTATATATTCTCAATGAATCATGAAATAATACACGTAATTCTTGTGTATTAATACGTTGACTTAAATCttgtaattcaataaaataatcaactaaTATACTACCAGGACTAAATGCATcaattctaatatttttataccaTTTACGAAGTATTgctgatttaataaataccaAATGTAATTCTTTTTCAATGTCATTTGCTAATTGTTGCCATTCATATGTATTTCTATCATATAATTCTGGTATCCATGTTGAATTACCAATTAAACGTATTGTACCAGCAACTTCACAATTATCAGAACAAATACCTGGTGTTGTTGGAcgtactgttgttgttgttgttgttgttgttgatgatgttgttgatgcttCACTTGTTATTTGTGTTGATGAATTATTCATGTGATTTATTGTTGCTGTTCTTGCTGcttctaataatttttcaattgatattggAGTTGTTGATGGTGTTGGCCAGCCAGTAAATTCTGTTGTAAgtctgttaaaaatatattattacaaaaattattattgttaattgatagttattaaagtaaaaaattaaaagaaaaatataaaccttGTTGGCCAGCctttttgaattgtttttattgttgttgtaaaaCGATTTGGTGATAATGTTGCTTTTTGTTGAACAATTTTTCTACCACCTGGTCTTGTTGGAAATACTAGCTTAATATTACCTGGTGCTTTTGGTGTTGTTAATATTGTTGTACTTGATTTTATTGGTACATCATCAATGATAATTGTTTCATctggtttttttgtttcaatttgttttgGCTCAAAACCAGCTGGTAATAATGACGATATATCAACActtgattttgaaaataattcttgAAGTGTTTTTTGTATtggtgatgttgttgttgttgttgttgtggtggtTGTTGTTGAAGTATTAATCAAAGATTTAtcattctttttattataattaggtGGTAAAAATGCGCTAATGTCAACATTAGCTttgctaaataaattttgtattggaatatttaaattatcaattaatgatttaacagttgttgatgttgttgaatctttaattttataattaactggtaataatgatgttaaattaatttttgattttgcaagtaaatcatttaaaattgttttttcagttGTTTTATCTTCAAGTTTAAGTTTATAACCAGGTGGTAAAAATGCACTAATATCTTGTGGTTCATCTTTATTTTTCGGCTTTTTAGTTGTTGCTGGTAATCTTGATGTTTTAATTGGTGATGATGTTGtttttcttgatgatgatggccatctaaatgtaatttttgttttattatttgtatttgttattgattcatcatcaatattatcatttaaaatatcaattgttgttgttaaactTGTTGTTGATATATCAGTATCAATTTGTGATGCAACATTTTTACGATCATTATAAcgtcttgataaaaatttcgatataacTGGTGGCTTACcagttgttgttggtgtttttttagttgttgGTCTTTGTTCACTTAAAACATCAAGTTGTAATGCATTACCACCAGTACGAAAACCACCAGCAAGAAAACCACCAGATAATTCAGATTGTACTCTatctaatttatcaattattgattctgttgattcaatatttgttatatttttaatattattattatcatcatcatcattatctttattactatctgttttatttttttcaacacctGGATTTTCACCATTCAAATTAAATGGCAAAAATCTTGCACCAGATATACTACGACTTGTTTGTACAGAAGCAACAACAATTGGATCTTCAgttgttattgataattttttatttacaatgctagtattatcatcattgtcatcatcatcatcatcatttgtatCATCAGTATTTAACGTTGATAATTCAACTGGTGGACGTATTATTTGTTCAGTTGTTGATGATACATATGATGGTAatgatattgtattattaacaacacTTTTTGTTGTTACAACTGATACAATTGCTTCACCAATTGATATATAATCATCTGAGGAActttcaatttcatcatttttattttcattattattattatcttcaacAACTGATGATTCGGAAGATGATGGAATTTTTTCATCCGGAATTAATTCACTGCTTGATGAGTCATATTCAATTCCTAtataaataccaaaaaaaaaaaaaaaatttatattaatttcgaAACAGCAGAAAAAATAGAGATTTcgatttatgaaaaaaaaacgaaatttatattttttaatttacaggatattttgcaatataataaaaaaaaaatttttgttaattaggTTCAAGtacaaatgtaaaataattaaatttatatgaaaaaataatttttttttataaattttctcatgataaaaagaaaaagtgaaaaaaacaaatcgaaAAATTGGAGCGTGAGAACTCACCTGATGCTTGTGAATTTGTCACATTGTCAGactcatcatcataataataataagcatCATAatctttttgattattaacatTACTTTCATCatctgtaataataattttataaataataaaaatttcataataataaataaactataaaataatattatgtataaaaaaaaaaaataaaaaacatacgTGTTTTATTATCTGGTTTTTTAGTATCcggtaattttttaagatcTTCATGACTATCATGATATTTGTAATCGTCCTCGTACTCAATTTCCTCGCTTTCCTCGTTATTTTTTGATACCAATAGACCATCTGtattatgattaatattacCTAACGGTACCGCAACAGCATTTGTCTTTGACAATAACAACGACGACgaagacgatgatgatgatgatgatggtgataattgacgattattattttgcaatgATTCATAAACTGAATTTGTTGGATACAATCGTCTATTCCATACTTTAACatctacaaaatataaataataaacacgcaatgtaatttataaaaaaaaaaattaatttattttttaaatttcttcaaTCGAAATTAGCTATTCAAAAcagatatttaaatattatttctaactgttaatatttatcatatttgtCAATCGATTTAtgatctaaaaatatttttatttcacatgaATTAATTACAACCAGCTGTTTTGATactgttaaatatatttaatagaaaatatattttttctcttttttttctctcttagGAAATCATGTttgcaaatttaatatatgCTCAAACGTCTCTTACGTGCCACTCTCTTTTCGATTGGCCTTCTCGTTTCTTGAATCTAACCCAGATTATACAATATCACAGACTTGAGCTATTGTCTATTCAACATgcttacaaaaataaattataaaaaaaaaaacaacatttcgTCATATATGTACATTTTCTATAAACACTTCCGTAATTCCTTTTGTATTTacctataaaataataattaaaataaaaaaaataaaaactcaccATCTTGATATGTTCtttgaattattgaaaatataataatttcaataataaatatccttttaattaaattaaaattcatgacAATTAACgtcattatattaaaaaaataatattatgataaaaaaaaaaaatataaaataaattctttttcaatcatttaaataaaaaaacaccatTTGGTAACACactttttaaatgttaaattaaacttgcacatatttaatatattaaataaattttaaatttattaaattcataattttaaacacttttttttttttaaatatacacaattattaatagtaattATAGTTTAATGAGTATTTACGCATTTTTAGTCAATTCAGAAAGACATGATATTTGTCACTGTTGGTTGGTGTGTTTGTGCGGATAGATAGAAAGCAAAATCCTACTTTCACTCGGACAAACTAGCAAGTATAAGGAGGCATGCCGAGGCCACCAACAGGCCCAACAACAACAGCCTgatcaagagaaaaaaaataaatgaaaattacaagaAGAAGGGGACCTCAACACTCACTACCTCCTTATTTACCTCCTCCTCTACTTGAAtacacactttttttttttttttcattttttattttcacatacctatatattaacaaacacAATCAGGTAGAAGGGATAACTagatgtttattatttttcacactgcaaaataacatgataaaattatttttaaattatttataatgtcaTTGTCATATgttgcttttttaaaatactatttctatcaatttttttatacaaaaaattggaaaaaaaaaatttacataaatgtTCTGAAAACCTGAAAATactaatttgatattaaattttttttttttttaaatgatacaaTGAACTCAAGTTCATTCAACCAAatatttgctaaaaaaaaatctctttattatttattaaaaaacaatttataatttgcaatttggttattgtttttttgtctaaGTTGGAGGAGGTTTTTTAATTCGAAATATTTCGATTTGTTGGGGAGAGACTTATTGAGgatatttatttgcaattttgattttatttataattatttatttgcgtttttttttttgtttgtttattggtTGGTTGGTATGAAGAACGTGACAAAATGGACagttacgtttttttttttttaattcaattgtaCCGTTATACTCGTGACagatctaatttttatttaaaaaaatttatttattcatttttttgaggGGGCTtatcgatattattttatattttttttcgagtatATCGTGTGTGCACGTTGACCCCATGGGTTAACATGACAACTCCTCATTAATAGTCAGGATAAAAATAACGGCCTCGAAGAATGTTCTTGAGATACACAAGTTGGGTGTTggttgttggttttttttatattttttaatcttgtttGTTTCCATCCCGGATCCAGAGAACTGGACACAGAGGCTAACGGTCGTCGTAAAATTCACAGAGACAACCTTGCAAagggcaaaaaataaaaatgataaaaaaaaaatattatcatttcaaGGTTTTCTACATAgactttttaaattcaatataaaaaataaaataacaagctatatgtaaattttaaataaaataaaaaaagctttaaattttcatatttatttattaatattaataaacattttattatggAATCCtatgtaatataataatatgacaattgtgaatttttttataaattgttttaaacttttatttatttggaaattatatttttttttaaaaatcttctatggatttttattatatttgttcaCTTAAATGtcattatcaatttgtatttaattatattttaataattccaaTATTAactgtaacaaaaaaataataaaaatataattatcattcaatGTAACTTTcacttaaattatatataatgaatattaaacaTACTTTGCTGTTGGTCTACGTGATGGTTCTGATgctgttggtggtggtggtggtccTCTACGAGCTAATTCTTCAAGATAACCAGTTAATAATCTAGTACGTTCATTTGCTGCAGCATCAAGTACTAAAAATCTACGATCTTTTTTAAGTATATCCTCAATTTCCGTTAAGCATGAACTATTTTCttgtacttttttaaatgtcttgTCTGTAATCAACTTTGTTTCCTgttgtttcaataaaaaaaataatatcaataactaGTTAATTGTACTATTTACTTTCACATaagtctattttttatttatttttaaactacaaACCTGTAATAGTTCTCTAAAATCAGCTTTTGCTGCAACTAGTTTATCTTTGATATACTCTCGAAATTCTTTTTCACATTTctaaagagaaaataattgttaataaattgctaatataatttttaatttgtaaaaattaatttaatacttaCTCTGtcacttgatgaaaattttgtatatcttggatcatcttttaataattttttaatatctttccATGATGCTGTTAATTCAGTTGATGCACCAACTTCATCTAATAATTCACGAAATTTATCACGTTTTTTACGTCCAAGTTGTTCTATATGttcattaaataatctttctttttcttcacgATCTAAACTATCAGCTAAATCCCAACGATGATCTTTTCTCAATTGTCTTTTAGTTTCACGCCAAGCAAGATCTCCATTTCttacctgaaaaaaaaaacaacaacaaaacaataaatacaaatgacaaaatatttatttattcatttgaaaaaataatttaccaagtcAGCAAGAAGTGCATTAAAATGTTGTACAGCTTCAGTGTGTCTATGATGTTGTCGTTCCTTATCTCTGTCACGTAAATGTGTTGCTAGAGTTCGTTGTACTTCACGTTCACGTTCACGAAGACTTGCCTCTGCTCTTTTTTCACGTTCACGTTTAGCTTTTTCACGATCCTCCTCAGAATCCGAATGttcttcatcatttatttttttggttactttatcatcattatcttcaCAAATTTCACCAACTTCtttttcacataattttttacaatctttaccattttcttcatttgtattttcactACGTCTTTTTCTAtcttttgatgatgttgatgatgatgatgattctttgtctttatctttttctttgtctttatcttttgttgatttatctttatatttatcattatcctttttatctttatcttttttatcagATTTATGATTATCTCTATCACGATGACGATGATCTTTATCTTtgtctttatcttttttacgTTCGTCTTTTAATAAACGTACATAATCACGAAACCAATCTTCACGTGTATTTGTTGAATCAACAACACGATATCTCCAATCACTTTCAATACGTTTTTTACAATCACTCCAGTGTGAATGTCTATCAATGTCTTTATGTTCACGCAGCATTGAAATGAAATCCTTTTTTATCTGAAAccgtttattaattatttattattaaaattattttttttatctgatttttttgtgcattaaaacatttgtttatttatttgttattatttaatattaatatagcaatttattatttattattatcattaatttatatcattatttacatctatttgtttttttttttttctctttttttttttcgtttaaattaattgaataactattgtgtgtttttttaattattatttttttattatcagtgtTTGTAATTGCTGATAATTAattggaaaatattattattaataatttaattgatttttttaattttgcaattGAGATGTAAtagatattcaattaattttatttcgattttttttatttttttatcctgaAAGAAAAggcattaattaatttgctgaaaattaaaaaattattataaattaactgcTGGAATGTCCGCTAATCGacagtattaattttttattttttatttctttttgaatcTATAACAATAGCGTGAGTaagatcaaataaattaatgtcagATTAGCGAAAATTTCAGGTAACTCCTCTGctgaaatgaattttcataaataaataaaaaaaattaataaaaattacattattatgcttaattacaaaatgaaattcaaatatttattatttaaattaacattttgtaatgtttttctttgttaaaaaaaaaaaccaagctCTTGTTGTCAATTGGCGTAAAATTTCCTTACAAGGAAAAATGAATTgggcttttttcttttttgaaaaaaaaaacttattcaattattttaataaaataaaattaatttacgagTTATAAATGATAACCGATGTTGGCACATTTTGGATTTTCATTccaacaaataaatgaattgataaaaaattaattaaaaataaactaaaaaataaatttttatcgctAGCTAACTCAAATAATccccaaaaattttataattataaaaaaaaaaaaaataaataaataaaagcattGCTTGATTTGTTAagaatcatcatcaagatcatcatgattttttttctattaatttttgtcatttcCATAATTCCCAACGAAAGAatatttgaattgttttttttttttttttataaatttgtttctttCAATTAACGAGGATTACGATTAATATACAAATACCGAGTTCGTTCATTCTCATGACTCTGCTTTGGAGTAAAGAATGCGGTGCGCGAGGGTGTGCCAACTCTGTGCCACGCAGGTGGGGATGGTAGATGACATCATCCCATGCCACCAACCAGCTTCAGAACCAAACGACTCCACATACGGAACTTGTCCTGTCTGCCTCCTGACTGAAGTGGAGAGTTCAGAAACACATAAGTACATAAATGAATCgtcaataaataacaattcattttttttttttttaaaaaaaagttaatctatttaattttttaattattaattcaacaaattaattatatttaaatcattgtgttatatttattaatcaatgaatttatcaattttattatttcgaatTTCCATTCGAAATATAACACACGATTTCGTCAAATTAATTTGtcgattttttttgatgtttttttatctgaaaatagtaattttatttataatcctaatttaaaaattatttaaaaataaagtaatccTCTTCTGCCATTAAACAAATTCGTTTTTGTATATTAAGTCGTagttattcaacaaaataataacataccTATGACAAAtctgtaaaaatttctatcattaAATCCtgaaataattacatttaaaaaaaaaaagattattaaattgagattttgaatatttatttaatatttttaaataaataactgctCAATAATCTCAATACTCTGAAATATaattacgaaaataaaaaaaaaaaaaaagaaatcctattttttctttttttttttgcgattaaaaaattaatttttattacttaatttaatttaaatttcttacTGTGATATGCGCTCcattatctaaattaaattatcaatttagatgtaaaaaaaagtgattgatcaatgtatataaattttgtatattatgtgtatataaaattgagaaggaaaaaaattgtaaatgcatgtaattttaattattcgtACCTGTTCTCgttttgatgttttttcatctttttcacGTTTTCTAACTTCCAGAAGATATTCATTGAATAGACTCTCACGTTCAcgcattttttcaacatttttataacGTTCATCACGTGAATGTTTTTGTGCAAAATCATTGAATGATGatctacaacaaaaaaaagcaaaaaacataattttaaaattgtaaaaagtaatttttttttatttattatttcgttacTTACTTTCCATGTAGATTAGCTTCATCGAGAAGTTTTTGAAATTgttcttttctttctttcattttattacgTTTTTCACGTCTTTCTTCTTCAGCTCTTTCtttaacatatttttcaaaaacttgCTTTCTTTCTTTAGACGTTAACAACAAATATCGAGgatcaaaaacaattttatgaaGTTCTTTTTCCCAAGTACTAAATGCTGAAAcctaaaacaaataaatgtttaaataaataaccaattgttttatgaaaaataataattaattttaaaagctaaaaaaacaattacatctTTTTCAGCAAGCATATCTTTGAATGATTTAATTCTTGTATCAAGTGGTACAATTGCACGTTCACGAGCAGCTCTAACTTCTGCCTCAATAGCAGCTTCTTTGCCAAtgtcaatagtttttttttcttctttttcttcttctggTTCTTCAACAACTTTAGCTGGTGTTGCACTTGGTGTATCaactgaaaaaacaaaaataatagaaacacattgaagaaaaaaaagataaaattaatgataaaaaatgtaaaaaattaaataaacacctTTTGGTTCatcttgtttaatttttttagctggtGTTGGTTGTTCATCATCACTTGAATCACTTGAAtcagttgttttattaatttttaatccacTTAATGCCTCAGGAACAGTTGAtatcattttttcaacatctgaTCTACCAAGTAAATCATCAGGTTTTTCCCATACAGATATTCTTGATGatggattataaaaaaaaacacgtccATCACCAGTCCATACAACACACCATGGTGTACCTGGTACTGGTGTACTTGATATTGGACGTGATTTATCAAGTGGTTTAGCTGGTTCTTTTGGtgtatcatcttttttatttttattatctaaatcaTTACCATTGCCACTATTATCTTTGGTATCATTATCTGAttgtttatcatcaattgatgatgttgttgatgcaGCTGCAGCTGCTGCAGCAGCGGCAGCAGCAGTAGCAGCAGCAATAGCCATAGcattaacattatcatcatttttttgtctcaATGAAATTTTAGCTTGTTCAAAATCTTTCATTGCTTGTGGTTTTTCCCATACAGATTCACCAGCTttactattataaaaataaatacgtcCATCTGGTGCACGATGTTCAGTCCATACCATTGCATTTGCAACAATTTCAGCATCTAATTGTGCAAGTATCATTGGATCTTCTGTTTGTGCTTGTTGTGTCATAAGTGTATGTGGCATTTGTGGCATTCCCCAGGCTGTTTGTGGTGGTCCATATGTTGGAAATGCTTGAAAACCAGGTGGTGGCATACCAAATGGTGATGGTGTAAATGGTGATGCCATTGGTGCACCATATTGATTTGGCATACGATGTTGCATTGGTACCATATTTGGTGGT harbors:
- the LOC122849543 gene encoding rho GTPase-activating protein gacF, which encodes MTLIVMNFNLIKRIFIIEIIIFSIIQRTYQDDVKVWNRRLYPTNSVYESLQNNNRQLSPSSSSSSSSSSLLLSKTNAVAVPLGNINHNTDGLLVSKNNEESEEIEYEDDYKYHDSHEDLKKLPDTKKPDNKTHDESNVNNQKDYDAYYYYDDESDNVTNSQASGIEYDSSSSELIPDEKIPSSSESSVVEDNNNNENKNDEIESSSDDYISIGEAIVSVVTTKSVVNNTISLPSYVSSTTEQIIRPPVELSTLNTDDTNDDDDDDNDDNTSIVNKKLSITTEDPIVVASVQTSRSISGARFLPFNLNGENPGVEKNKTDSNKDNDDDDNNNIKNITNIESTESIIDKLDRVQSELSGGFLAGGFRTGGNALQLDVLSEQRPTTKKTPTTTGKPPVISKFLSRRYNDRKNVASQIDTDISTTSLTTTIDILNDNIDDESITNTNNKTKITFRWPSSSRKTTSSPIKTSRLPATTKKPKNKDEPQDISAFLPPGYKLKLEDKTTEKTILNDLLAKSKINLTSLLPVNYKIKDSTTSTTVKSLIDNLNIPIQNLFSKANVDISAFLPPNYNKKNDKSLINTSTTTTTTTTTTTSPIQKTLQELFSKSSVDISSLLPAGFEPKQIETKKPDETIIIDDVPIKSSTTILTTPKAPGNIKLVFPTRPGGRKIVQQKATLSPNRFTTTIKTIQKGWPTRLTTEFTGWPTPSTTPISIEKLLEAARTATINHMNNSSTQITSEASTTSSTTTTTTTTVRPTTPGICSDNCEVAGTIRLIGNSTWIPELYDRNTYEWQQLANDIEKELHLVFIKSAILRKWYKNIRIDAFSPGSILVDYFIELQDLSQRINTQELRVLFHDSLRIYNAYRWNETKIKGQTRLGNYIIDQKSTDFVVIPKLNLPQQNEKYDRWIPQWAIAIIVIGVGGLLFIIVFGVSVIINRENSSKLKSPITGMYGEDAAKNIIHASHATSSNRSSHDYPKSDISTIWNDADAWREKSFESQSQKVFMESMLPDEKKYNVYDSWKSEWNGYQPSHTSSKFAGYESATNYSRHPPDYDTNF
- the LOC122849540 gene encoding transcription elongation regulator 1 isoform X1 translates to MMMETASEELPAPHQDVPEQNPEQEQQQQSSQQQPPQQQQHPSDEPMEDNEEYNYDGDEYRQQFTPRGRGGFSPHERSGFEYGMRGGGGSGGPPRFRGRGFGPRGGGGAGGGGGGGSGGQQQQQQQQQQQQMYRPANNGYPYEGTPRPAGPPGQTGSRFRGPPSYDPSWGPMGPPNMMGGPPNLMGPPGMGPPPHMMNGPMGQNNPYGPPMNNIPGQQSQQQQPNNIPGLDLNGEVWVETKTAESKSYFYNIRSRETTWTKPEGPNVKVMVQDQLEQLVHGASKQPGRDGTQVTAPGTASMQQQQSQQVAIGDGRMTTNNEQSPNNSELINQTTAPPGTGPPPMLTDTTDTLLTQNQQPPAEQQQQQQQQQQQQQQQQQQPPPPQANGTVASPMVNAMPVVNTTSTPAVATNMLQPPPNMVPMQHRMPNQYGAPMASPFTPSPFGMPPPGFQAFPTYGPPQTAWGMPQMPHTLMTQQAQTEDPMILAQLDAEIVANAMVWTEHRAPDGRIYFYNSKAGESVWEKPQAMKDFEQAKISLRQKNDDNVNAMAIAAATAAAAAAAAAAASTTSSIDDKQSDNDTKDNSGNGNDLDNKNKKDDTPKEPAKPLDKSRPISSTPVPGTPWCVVWTGDGRVFFYNPSSRISVWEKPDDLLGRSDVEKMISTVPEALSGLKINKTTDSSDSSDDEQPTPAKKIKQDEPKVDTPSATPAKVVEEPEEEKEEKKTIDIGKEAAIEAEVRAARERAIVPLDTRIKSFKDMLAEKDVSAFSTWEKELHKIVFDPRYLLLTSKERKQVFEKYVKERAEEERREKRNKMKERKEQFQKLLDEANLHGKSSFNDFAQKHSRDERYKNVEKMRERESLFNEYLLEVRKREKDEKTSKREQIKKDFISMLREHKDIDRHSHWSDCKKRIESDWRYRVVDSTNTREDWFRDYVRLLKDERKKDKDKDKDHRHRDRDNHKSDKKDKDKKDNDKYKDKSTKDKDKEKDKDKESSSSSTSSKDRKRRSENTNEENGKDCKKLCEKEVGEICEDNDDKVTKKINDEEHSDSEEDREKAKREREKRAEASLREREREVQRTLATHLRDRDKERQHHRHTEAVQHFNALLADLVRNGDLAWRETKRQLRKDHRWDLADSLDREEKERLFNEHIEQLGRKKRDKFRELLDEVGASTELTASWKDIKKLLKDDPRYTKFSSSDRKCEKEFREYIKDKLVAAKADFRELLQETKLITDKTFKKVQENSSCLTEIEDILKKDRRFLVLDAAANERTRLLTGYLEELARRGPPPPPTASEPSRRPTAKLSL
- the LOC122849540 gene encoding transcription elongation regulator 1 isoform X2; protein product: MMMETASEELPAPHQDVPEQNPEQEQQQQSSQQQPPQQQQHPSDEPMEDNEEYNYDGDEYRQQFTPRGRGGFSPHERSGFEYGMRGGGGSGGPPRFRGRGFGPRGGGGAGGGGGGGSGGQQQQQQQQQQQQMYRPANNGYPYEGTPRPAGPPGQTGSRFRGPPSYDPSWGPMGPPNMMGGPPNLMGPPGMGPPPHMMNGPMGQNNPYGPPMNNIPGQQSQQQQPNNIPGLDLNGEVWVETKTAESKSYFYNIRSRETTWTKPEGPNVKVMVQDQLEQLVHGASKQPGRDGTQVTAPGTASMQQQQSQQVAIGDGRMTTNNEQSPNNSELINQTTAPPGTGPPPMLTDTTDTLLTQNQQPPAEQQQQQQQQQQQQQQQQQQPPPPQANGTVASPMVNAMPVVNTTSTPAVATNMLQPPPNMVPMQHRMPNQYGAPMASPFTPSPFGMPPPGFQAFPTYGPPQTAWGMPQMPHTLMTQQAQTEDPMILAQLDAEIVANAMVWTEHRAPDGRIYFYNSKAGESVWEKPQAMKDFEQAKISLRQKNDDNVNAMAIAAATAAAAAAAAAAASTTSSIDDKQSDNDTKDNSGNGNDLDNKNKKDDTPKEPAKPLDKSRPISSTPVPGTPWCVVWTGDGRVFFYNPSSRISVWEKPDDLLGRSDVEKMISTVPEALSGLKINKTTDSSDSSDDEQPTPAKKIKQDEPKVDTPSATPAKVVEEPEEEKEEKKTIDIGKEAAIEAEVRAARERAIVPLDTRIKSFKDMLAEKDVSAFSTWEKELHKIVFDPRYLLLTSKERKQVFEKYVKERAEEERREKRNKMKERKEQFQKLLDEANLHGKSSFNDFAQKHSRDERYKNVEKMRERESLFNEYLLEVRKREKDEKTSKREQIKKDFISMLREHKDIDRHSHWSDCKKRIESDWRYRVVDSTNTREDWFRDYVRLLKDERKKDKDKDKDHRHRDRDNHKSDKKDKDKKDNDKYKDKSTKDKDKEKDKDKESSSSSTSSKDRKRRSENTNEENGKDCKKLCEKEVGEICEDNDDKVTKKINDEEHSDSEEDREKAKREREKRAEASLREREREVQRTLATHLRDRDKERQHHRHTEAVQHFNALLADLVRNGDLAWRETKRQLRKDHRWDLADSLDREEKERLFNEHIEQLGRKKRDKFRELLDEVGASTELTASWKDIKKLLKDDPRYTKFSSSDRKCEKEFREYIKDKLVAAKADFRELLQETKLITDKTFKKVQENSSCLTEIEDILKKDRRFLVLDAAANERTRLLTGYLEELARRGPPPPPTASEPSRRPTAN